One window from the genome of Trabulsiella odontotermitis encodes:
- a CDS encoding pyocin knob domain-containing protein → MSAGTLTLTNNSASVSGAGTTFTTDLAAGDFIVATVGGVPYTLPVKAVSSNTALTLVSNFSGPTQAGVAWMAVPRVALNMVTAALVVQSTEALRGLNYDKQNWQQIFSGTGTVTVTLPDGSSFSGPAWGGIISALNEVSESVSGKMDKSENLADLPDASVARTNLGLGSSATKDVGTESNNVMQVGAFGLGTALPPNTTDSNANNAVLNGIYYSNGAAAINYYSGYTPLLSLSRLSGNQTQIQANTSGILAVRCSSNNVWSAWITHYNTANTTRASDGTLKASSPVIRLFADGRYETNEEAEGCVVRRLDVGSYLIEGCNALNSDAAWGGIDGGFDIPTDRNRQPLIWLDYEVNADGSVLVKTYHRRNAGSPPFAHNEIDGLAEGDPVDIPCDQYVSVRVEMPANSIWEMKSTMTKV, encoded by the coding sequence ATGTCTGCAGGAACATTAACCCTGACAAATAACTCAGCATCTGTGAGCGGAGCAGGTACGACGTTTACCACTGATCTGGCCGCAGGTGATTTCATTGTGGCGACGGTCGGCGGCGTGCCATACACATTGCCGGTTAAAGCCGTAAGCAGCAATACCGCGCTGACACTCGTCAGTAATTTCTCAGGTCCGACACAGGCAGGTGTGGCGTGGATGGCGGTTCCACGCGTAGCGCTCAATATGGTTACCGCTGCGCTGGTGGTTCAAAGCACCGAAGCATTGCGTGGTCTCAATTACGATAAGCAAAACTGGCAACAGATTTTCAGTGGTACCGGTACGGTCACAGTGACGCTCCCTGACGGTAGTTCTTTTAGCGGTCCTGCATGGGGTGGGATTATTAGTGCGTTGAATGAAGTCTCCGAATCTGTCTCCGGAAAGATGGACAAAAGCGAGAACCTTGCCGATCTGCCAGACGCTTCTGTCGCTCGCACAAACCTCGGTTTAGGAAGTAGCGCAACTAAGGATGTAGGCACCGAATCCAATAATGTCATGCAGGTGGGTGCATTTGGGTTAGGGACGGCGCTGCCGCCAAACACAACTGACAGCAATGCAAACAATGCTGTTTTAAACGGTATTTATTATTCAAATGGCGCAGCTGCAATCAATTATTACAGTGGTTATACCCCGCTGCTGTCCCTTTCCAGACTTTCAGGTAATCAGACACAAATCCAGGCAAATACCTCTGGAATACTTGCCGTCAGATGTAGCTCAAATAATGTGTGGTCAGCCTGGATTACTCACTACAACACTGCAAATACAACGAGGGCAAGTGACGGCACGTTGAAAGCGTCCTCGCCAGTAATACGACTATTCGCAGATGGTCGCTATGAGACGAATGAGGAGGCAGAAGGTTGCGTTGTAAGACGCCTTGACGTTGGCAGCTATCTGATTGAAGGCTGTAACGCGCTCAACTCGGACGCCGCCTGGGGCGGGATTGATGGTGGGTTCGACATTCCCACCGATCGAAACAGGCAGCCGCTGATCTGGCTCGATTACGAGGTGAATGCTGACGGCTCGGTGCTGGTTAAGACCTACCACCGGAGGAACGCCGGTTCACCGCCGTTCGCGCATAACGAAATTGATGGTCTCGCCGAGGGCGATCCGGTCGATATTCCCTGCGACCAGTATGTGAGCGTTCGGGTGGAAATGCCCGCGAACAGTATTTGGGAAATGAAAAGCACTATGACAAAAGTTTGA
- a CDS encoding DUF6453 family protein translates to MAKGIYIDLNDGRPPMEITAGLRAPSFCMRTPDDFNGRTRTITGLVSGSQVIFIPDVGCVFTYIGTDTIPTIVNLKSISISGGSITMNNDAGNIGNFDKKCFPGTVMQILPASSATNGIGLFVASSTDFTAITTSTRLLTCVASGVKTVTGATTVSAIAGKTISAGAIMFAKWDNSGVSVTKSGANIWVNNITDAFPVDASVSMTYAIFDNVDPVPGRGITIMAGSRCVFSTVSRPFVYSGAAWTPSWNNTAIGSRMVLLGTFGMATTYSGNRNILKHAGIRMSGGNVALERGKDIEWWVDSAFTGRDQIGISLPLLDPIY, encoded by the coding sequence ATGGCAAAGGGGATTTACATCGACCTGAACGACGGCAGACCGCCGATGGAAATAACAGCGGGGCTTCGTGCCCCGTCTTTTTGCATGCGCACCCCGGATGATTTCAACGGGAGAACGCGGACGATCACCGGACTAGTCAGCGGGAGCCAGGTCATATTCATTCCGGATGTTGGCTGTGTCTTTACCTACATTGGAACGGACACCATTCCGACGATCGTGAACCTGAAGAGCATCAGCATTTCGGGCGGCAGCATTACCATGAACAACGATGCCGGTAACATTGGTAATTTCGATAAAAAATGTTTTCCGGGCACCGTCATGCAGATCCTGCCTGCCAGCAGCGCAACGAATGGCATCGGACTGTTTGTCGCCAGTTCGACGGATTTCACTGCAATAACCACGAGTACACGTTTACTGACCTGCGTGGCCTCTGGCGTTAAAACGGTAACCGGCGCGACGACGGTATCTGCGATAGCGGGGAAAACGATCAGCGCCGGGGCCATTATGTTCGCGAAGTGGGATAACTCCGGCGTCAGCGTGACAAAATCTGGCGCAAATATCTGGGTGAATAACATCACTGACGCATTCCCTGTCGATGCTTCGGTGTCGATGACCTATGCCATTTTTGACAACGTTGATCCGGTGCCGGGAAGAGGAATAACCATCATGGCCGGGAGCCGGTGCGTGTTCTCCACCGTTTCCCGTCCTTTTGTTTACAGCGGTGCCGCCTGGACGCCTTCATGGAATAACACGGCGATTGGCTCACGAATGGTTTTGCTCGGGACTTTCGGCATGGCGACGACCTATTCCGGCAACCGGAATATCCTGAAGCACGCCGGGATCAGAATGTCCGGCGGAAACGTGGCGCTGGAGAGAGGTAAGGATATCGAATGGTGGGTAGATTCTGCATTTACCGGCCGTGACCAGATCGGGATATCCCTGCCTTTACTTGACCCGATTTACTGA
- a CDS encoding tail assembly protein, translated as MQEIMTRIELGGVLGKTFGKVHNRLIMTTNEAVNALAKTVNGFEKFLNTSRMRGLTYAVFKGKKNIGVDELGFPVSGDVIRIVPVVIGSKKAGVLQTILGAVLVVAGALGATIGQAWGGAAWGPAAMKIGAALMIGGVVQMLSPQTAGLASKQDADNRASYAFGGVTNTAAQGYPVPLLYGKRRIGGAIVSAGIYVEDQQ; from the coding sequence ATGCAGGAAATCATGACGCGTATTGAGTTAGGAGGCGTTCTCGGGAAAACTTTCGGGAAAGTACATAATCGATTAATAATGACCACAAACGAAGCGGTAAATGCACTTGCTAAAACTGTTAATGGTTTTGAAAAATTCCTTAATACAAGCAGAATGCGCGGACTTACATATGCCGTATTTAAAGGCAAAAAAAATATCGGCGTGGATGAATTAGGATTCCCTGTCTCTGGTGATGTTATTCGAATCGTTCCTGTTGTTATAGGTAGTAAAAAAGCTGGAGTCCTTCAAACAATACTGGGTGCTGTGCTGGTAGTCGCTGGTGCGCTTGGTGCCACTATCGGGCAAGCATGGGGCGGCGCTGCATGGGGACCAGCCGCCATGAAGATTGGCGCAGCTTTGATGATTGGCGGCGTTGTGCAAATGCTCTCACCACAAACCGCCGGTCTTGCCAGTAAACAGGATGCCGACAACCGTGCTTCTTATGCCTTTGGCGGGGTGACGAACACTGCTGCTCAGGGTTATCCGGTCCCACTTCTTTACGGTAAACGTCGTATCGGCGGTGCGATTGTTTCGGCGGGGATCTACGTCGAAGATCAGCAATAG
- a CDS encoding host specificity protein J encodes MAKDIKGRKGGGSSSRTPTEQPDDLQSVAKAKLLIALGEGEFAGGLTGRNIYLDGTPLENSDGSQNFGGVVWEFRPGTQAQKYIQGIPGTENEINVGTEVSSTTAWTHTFTSTQLSAIRLRIKWPSLFRQEDDGDLTGNTVSYAIDLQTDGGAWQTVLTTSVKGKTTSGYERSHRIDLPVAGTTWTVRLRKLTADASSAKIGDTMTLQSYTEVIDAKLRYPNTALLYIEFDSSQFNGSVPQISCEPRGRVIRVPDNYDPETRTYSGTWTGAFKWAWTDNPAWIFYDLVVTDRFGLGNRLTAANIDKWSLYQVAQYCDQPVPDGKGGSGTEPRYICNVYVQDRNDAYTVLRDFAAIFRGMTYWGGDQIVALADMPRDIDYVYTRANVTDGVFNYSSSTSKTRYTNALVSWSDPANAYADAMEPVFEQALVARYGFNQLEMTAIGCTRQSEANRKGRWGILTNNKDRVVSFSVGLDGNIPQPGYVIAVADEKLSGKVTGGRISAVNGRVITLDRVADVSAGGRLILNLPSGAAQARTVQSVNGRAVTVTTAYSETPQPESIWVAESGELYAQQYRVISVTDNNDGTFSISGAFYDPDKFPRIDTGAIIDQRPVSVVPPGNQSAPGNIVIGSYSTVSQGISQKTMRVTWDVTTNAISYEAQWRRNDGNWVNVPRSSTTSFEVPSIYTGRYLVRVRAINAAEISSGWGYSVEKTLTGKVGNPPKPVGFTATGINWGIRLNWGFPANTGDTLKTEIQYTANADFSEPLLLSDVPYPSSEYIQLGLKAGQEFWYRAQLVDKSGNESGFTDWLRGMSNDNADDYLGDIADDFMKSADGDRLTSDINTNLEAVLQNALANNDAVDHQWRQYGEVRADILIVKTTVAEVDKAMAELSTTVQAQISDVTASLEDKLTATVDADGATAIYTLKAGVRINGVMYNAGMSIAVLAQAGQPIVTRVGFNANQFVLMSGSGDTQYSPFAVINGQVFISSAFIQDGSVTNAKIGNNIRSNTFVAGPTGSGWNIDKSGDCEFHGKLYATSGQFGFAGNGNGVTIDGKGITVALTGGGKVVVGEWS; translated from the coding sequence ATGGCTAAAGATATTAAGGGGCGCAAAGGTGGCGGTTCCAGTTCCCGCACACCCACAGAACAACCAGATGATCTGCAGTCGGTTGCTAAAGCAAAACTTCTTATCGCGCTGGGAGAGGGTGAGTTTGCCGGTGGCCTGACCGGGAGAAATATCTATCTGGACGGCACCCCGCTGGAGAACAGCGATGGTTCGCAAAATTTCGGCGGTGTGGTGTGGGAATTTCGCCCGGGCACGCAGGCGCAGAAATATATCCAGGGGATCCCCGGCACTGAAAATGAAATTAACGTCGGTACCGAAGTTTCAAGCACGACGGCCTGGACGCATACTTTCACCAGTACGCAGCTATCAGCCATTCGTCTTCGTATCAAGTGGCCGTCACTGTTCCGTCAGGAAGACGATGGCGATCTCACAGGTAACACGGTCAGTTATGCCATCGATTTACAGACGGATGGCGGCGCATGGCAGACCGTCCTTACCACAAGTGTTAAAGGTAAAACGACCTCAGGCTATGAACGCAGCCACCGAATTGATCTGCCGGTTGCAGGAACCACCTGGACGGTTCGCCTTCGTAAATTAACCGCTGACGCCAGTAGCGCAAAAATCGGCGATACGATGACACTGCAAAGCTATACGGAAGTGATCGACGCCAAGCTGCGCTATCCGAACACGGCGTTGCTCTACATTGAGTTTGACTCGAGTCAGTTCAATGGTTCTGTTCCGCAGATCTCCTGTGAGCCACGCGGTCGGGTTATCCGGGTTCCGGATAACTACGACCCGGAAACCAGAACGTATAGCGGCACATGGACAGGGGCCTTTAAGTGGGCATGGACGGACAACCCGGCATGGATTTTTTACGATCTGGTGGTTACCGACCGGTTTGGTCTGGGAAATCGCCTGACGGCAGCAAACATCGACAAATGGTCGTTGTATCAGGTGGCGCAGTATTGTGATCAGCCAGTTCCTGATGGAAAAGGCGGCAGCGGTACTGAGCCGCGCTATATCTGTAATGTGTATGTGCAGGATCGCAATGACGCATACACCGTTCTGCGGGATTTTGCCGCCATCTTCCGTGGAATGACCTACTGGGGTGGCGATCAGATTGTCGCCCTGGCTGATATGCCCCGTGACATAGACTACGTCTACACGCGCGCTAACGTGACAGACGGCGTTTTCAACTATTCCAGCAGCACATCCAAAACGCGTTACACAAACGCACTGGTGTCGTGGTCTGATCCTGCTAATGCCTATGCCGACGCCATGGAGCCGGTATTTGAGCAGGCGCTGGTGGCGCGTTACGGCTTCAATCAGCTGGAAATGACGGCGATCGGCTGCACCCGACAATCCGAAGCCAACCGCAAAGGGCGCTGGGGCATCCTCACCAATAACAAAGATCGCGTCGTTTCTTTTTCTGTCGGCCTTGACGGGAATATTCCGCAGCCTGGGTATGTCATCGCCGTTGCGGACGAAAAACTGTCCGGGAAAGTGACGGGTGGGCGTATCAGTGCTGTTAACGGGCGTGTCATTACGCTTGACCGGGTAGCCGATGTGAGCGCGGGTGGCAGGCTGATTCTGAACCTGCCATCCGGCGCGGCGCAGGCCAGAACGGTGCAGTCGGTAAACGGCAGGGCTGTGACCGTCACCACGGCATACAGTGAAACGCCACAGCCGGAAAGTATCTGGGTAGCAGAGTCTGGAGAACTGTATGCGCAGCAATACCGCGTTATCAGCGTGACAGACAACAATGACGGGACATTCAGTATTTCCGGGGCTTTCTACGACCCGGATAAATTTCCCCGCATTGATACGGGTGCCATCATTGACCAGCGCCCGGTCTCGGTTGTCCCGCCGGGTAACCAGAGCGCGCCGGGTAATATTGTCATCGGCAGCTACTCGACTGTCAGCCAGGGGATCAGTCAGAAAACGATGCGGGTGACATGGGACGTGACCACAAATGCCATTTCCTATGAAGCCCAGTGGCGGCGAAATGATGGGAACTGGGTCAATGTACCGCGCAGCTCCACCACCTCGTTTGAAGTGCCGTCAATCTACACCGGACGATATCTGGTAAGGGTGCGGGCAATCAATGCGGCGGAAATTTCCAGCGGCTGGGGCTATTCGGTCGAGAAAACACTCACCGGGAAGGTCGGTAATCCACCGAAGCCGGTAGGGTTTACCGCGACTGGGATCAACTGGGGGATCCGACTTAACTGGGGATTTCCGGCCAACACCGGCGATACGCTGAAAACGGAAATTCAGTACACGGCGAATGCTGACTTTTCGGAGCCGTTGTTGCTCAGCGATGTTCCGTATCCGTCATCAGAATACATCCAGCTCGGGCTAAAGGCGGGGCAGGAGTTCTGGTACCGCGCGCAGCTGGTCGACAAGTCCGGTAATGAATCCGGGTTTACCGACTGGCTTCGCGGTATGTCTAACGATAACGCAGACGACTATCTCGGCGATATCGCTGACGATTTCATGAAGTCCGCCGACGGTGACAGGCTGACCAGCGACATCAATACCAATCTTGAAGCTGTATTACAGAATGCGCTGGCGAACAACGATGCGGTTGACCACCAGTGGCGCCAGTATGGTGAAGTGCGTGCCGATATCCTGATTGTCAAAACAACCGTTGCGGAAGTGGATAAGGCAATGGCTGAGCTGTCGACCACTGTCCAGGCACAGATCAGTGACGTCACTGCCTCGCTCGAAGACAAGCTTACAGCGACAGTGGATGCCGATGGCGCTACCGCTATTTATACCCTGAAAGCAGGCGTCAGAATTAACGGGGTAATGTACAACGCCGGGATGAGCATTGCAGTACTTGCTCAGGCGGGGCAGCCGATTGTTACGCGGGTTGGTTTCAACGCTAACCAGTTTGTTCTGATGAGTGGCAGCGGAGATACGCAGTATTCGCCGTTTGCCGTCATCAACGGGCAGGTGTTCATCAGTTCGGCGTTTATCCAGGATGGCTCAGTCACCAACGCGAAGATCGGCAACAACATCCGATCAAATACCTTTGTTGCTGGACCTACCGGTTCCGGCTGGAACATCGACAAGAGCGGTGACTGTGAATTCCACGGGAAGCTGTATGCCACAAGCGGCCAGTTTGGCTTCGCTGGCAACGGCAATGGTGTCACGATTGACGGGAAAGGGATTACCGTTGCGCTGACGGGGGGCGGAAAAGTCGTGGTAGGGGAGTGGTCCTGA